Below is a window of Drosophila miranda strain MSH22 chromosome 3, D.miranda_PacBio2.1, whole genome shotgun sequence DNA.
CATGTTTCAGGTCCCCCACCCAAGACCTCCTCCCCCCGTCGTCAAGTGTGTTTGTGTAGGTGTCTTGCcgtttcttttgtttttttgccgCGCTCGCTGGCTTGTTGGTTCGTTTGTTTAGTTGTAAGGCAGCAGGGCTACGGCTACCAGGGCCAGTACTAGGTTCTCGGCTAATGACTAATGTGCCAGGGCATACATATGCGATGCGGAGAATATGCCGTGCATGGCCATCCATCCCAATCCCATCCGCTTATAAGGCAGGAAGAGAGCTCAGCTTTGGTTGTCGGTGAGTGAATCATGACAGGGCCACACACACTTGAGCACCAAGTTCGTTGCCTCAGTCTTTCGTCAAAGAAAAAAGCTCTGCTGTGACGCAGCAATGACCATCGCCAGCACCCGCCCCCACACTTGACGATCGTTAGATTCGGACATCAGCTGAAATGGCCACAAAATGTACGTACTCCACTCGACTGAAAACGAGGTCACCTTAGCGCGGCTTCGGTGTGGccaaaatataaaaatgtttTCTGTTTCATTGCGCACAAAATGACATCATGAGCGGAGAGCTTGCAAAGCTTTCAGCTTGCACTTGAGAGCTTAATTTACGGCGTAGCTTACCTTTGGCCTGGGCTAATCCGCAGCACAGGGCCGTCAGCCACAGAGTGCGCCACATTGTCATTGAGCAGCATTGAGGAGGCATTTCCCAAAAATTTCAAATCTAATTTGTCAGAGAACGGAAAGACAACAAACGGCATATTATTTATTGTCAGCATTTTGAACAAACGGCACTTGCTCCACAGCTAGCGGCGGCTGGGGCTGTGGGCCACATTTCATTTGTATTCTTCTTCAGCCTTTTTGTCGTTTTCTCAAGCACACaactcactcacacacacaacactTGGCGGCACACAGACGGCAAATTATTATGAAACAAAGCCAGAAGAGAATGCCCAAGAGGCAGCAAAGTGGCGGTCGAATAGAGTCCGTCCAATactcaacaaatcaaaaaCCAAATGACaacggcaaaaaaaaaacgaaacgcGAACACACACAACACGACTGGACGGGGCCTTACATACGAAGTGGAAGACCACGGGACGGAGAACGAACACGTCTAAGCCGTTTGCTGGTCGCCAGGTAACAAACTCGGTTGAAGCCGCTTCAGCCCCGAGCAAGCGAGCAAAGAGTGAAAAAGAGTCACGAAAGAGAGAAATTCGCTGTACGGTGCCTACAGTGCACGTCATTGCATGGAAGTTGGTTAACTGGTAAACCAGTCAAAACTTTGGTAGTCGCAGCACACGTGACGCTACAGAGAGCTATTGAACAGTGGCAAGATGATATTTTTaacacatatatgtataatcaAACAGATTCCAAGCACATTTAAAGGAAATATAAATACGTAGACGGgataaataattttttttatttactcACTGTGACAAACTGTGACTTCTGGGCATCTCTACCAGCCGAGCTTTTCTCTGCAACAGCTTGCCAAAGAGAGTAAGAGGATTGGATCGAAGCTTTGCTCTCTCGGTGTGTCTCTGTCAGGCAGAATTGAGAGATAACAATCAGCCGGCTCGTTTGTCTCATGACGGAGATGAGAAATTGTGGGAGCATTTTTGCTACAAGCAATTATGCAATCTTGTCGCTGTGGTTGCCGTTTCTTTCGCTGCTGCAGCGGCCTATTGTTGGCCAAACAAACATTTATGTAATTGTGTTTGCTATCAGCACGAATGGCAGATTCTCACCGATGTCAGCAAGTGCCCTGTGGGGAGAGGGGGTTGGGAAATATCAAATCAGTTCAAATCAGTTAAATGTAACACATGGATAAACGCTGGAACTTACGGTACTTGCTGTGCATCAACGGCACCTCCCTTGGAGGGGCTAGTGCAGAGCACCGTTCCCTTGGTGGTCATCTGGCGCACAGCTGGGACCAACACCTTTTAGGCCACCATCCCGTCGCCGCGTTGTACGAGCCCAATTTCACACTTGTTGGCTTTCGCGCGTGCTGGTGCATTATTCAAGAGGTGCTGCTTGTTCTTGTTAGTTTTCCAAACCAATGACCATCCCATCATTAGACAACAGGCTGGCCACAGGCTCTCCGCCGCGATGCAAGTGGTGGGGGCAGCAGATAATGCATGGAATGGTGGCAACGGTAAATCACGTGCAAATAAATGCATCCAGCGAAGCGCACTAATTAAATTTGCTTATTTCATTTGGAGGGCCTGCTAGTATTACTTTGTTGCAACATTTAGAGAGGAATAATTAGCTAAAATTTAATGGCAAGAATGCATGTTAATTCAATTACTTAATGACAGTGTTTAACGCGATTAAAAAAACGTGCCAAAATAAAAGATGAACAAGAATTCACGAAAAGAGAACCAGGGATCAGATCTCCACACATCTTAATGCGCACATCTGGTAACTCCGGAAAAAATTCAGATACATTAAAGAATGAGGAATAAAAGGGGGAAAAAAACTAAGCAACGGCTTCTTCTCTCACCCTTTTAAACAACACATCTGGCAACGCCAGTCCGCACGCAAACAAGCTCCAAAAGCACGAAGAGAGAATGAAAGGAACAAAATAAATGCGATCTCGTAACTGTTCTGTCTAACTCCATCTCGCTCCCACCCGGTGACTCCGTGCGCTGCTACACGGCTGTTCCGTATAACGGATTTCATTCTTCACAAAAGGAATGTTAGAGAAAAGGGAAAAAACACTTTGGTGCTATTTTTAGACGAAGCAAAAAATTTAGAGACAAGAAAAAGTGCAATATTAATTAAAGAGAAATATTGCAACTGATTTTTGCCCATAAATTATTTGCAGCTTATCACAGCACTTTCACTTTTGATTCTAACACAAGTGTGCGAAATCACTTTGCAGATATTATCTATAGACGGGACATTGAAATTGATAGgcacaaaaatgtacattaattaaaaaatacaATATTGGCACAAATTCATGCCCACAATTTGTTGTCGTTATAAATCTTCACattcatatgtatgtatttttacTTTTTTGTGAATTTACCGATGTTTTTGCTGAAAGCCTTAATTATTTTGACGACAAAGATCTGACAATACGTAGAAGAAAACAAACGTATTGTGAAACCTCAGGCATACAAATAATAAAGGAAGAATTTTAGTTGATGATCTCAGAACTTTCAGTTATAAATCGAATCAGTAGGAATGTACAAACTTTTCCAGGCCGAAGACTGCCAATATATTAAAaaattatacatacatatgtacatatatataaatacgTATTGAGCAAACTCCGTCCAGAAAATAGATGGGCAGAAATTTGTGGaatgttttattttgtattaattttatttatcgAAGACCAGACAGTTCACATTTGTGGTCTGAGAAGTGTGCAATATATTTTAAActaatacatatgtacatacatatatactgcACAGAACTTAGACGCACAAATGTGGGTGTGAAAATGCACAGCACCTACTCCGCACACTATGAATGTATTTGTATGTTTATGATTCATGAAAAATGTGAACATACTTTGCTGTTGCCGGCCGTTGCTATTGTTCTATGGACCGGGGCTAGTGCAATACGTTATGAATACGCATTGCAAGAACCACGGCCTACAAATCAAAGCAGCTCGCGATGCACCCTTCCGCTTGTACACTAATCACGATCAATAATTCCAGATTTAGTTGTTGAACCCAGCAGTAGGCACTTTTCGGCCGGGGGGTGTGCAATACTGTTAAAATACAACACGGTATTTGCCCATCCCCCAGCTTGAAGGTATCCACCGAACACGAATACACTACACTAATTTTTTCACTTTTACTGCACGCACTCGCGAACTACCGAAAACAGAATCTAGATCGGCCAACGATCTCAAAGAAATAGAATAAACACACAAAGAGAAACAACAAAACATTCCACATCTCTCCTTTGGCCCTCATTCGCACATTTGACTGTCTCTCGCTAGGGGCAAAGGGAAGACAAAAATTGCACAGGAAGGCAAGCGGTGCGAGAACGAGACAACTATAGGCAACATGGCGCCACTACGGCGCTGAAACGGAGCTTTGATGATCGAAGGGAACGAAAGGCCCGAGTGTTTACAGAAATCACGGTGGGGAGGGGGAACGATTTCCTAAAAGTCGTTGACGTTTAAATGCTTTTGTGTATGTAACGCGCACATTTGGCGATGCTCAATTTGGATAAATATGATGGCCAAATTAGACACATTTGCAACAATACTCAAACTGCGTTCAATTTGAGCTTACCATTCTTCCAAAAACCATATACATTATTATAGTTGTCTCAGCTGAATTAGattttagataaataaattaCAATCTGCTGCTAAATCTGAAAAATCGTGTCCTGTAATAACTAAACGTGAAAATTCGAGAAAATGAAAACAAGCAACGAGTGTTTAGGAACCGATTACATTCGAATTTGTATGTACCAATCACATTTGAATTTAACCGTATGTACaaaatgcatacatacatagtttAAGCGACGCGACGCGAAAAAGAGACAGGGAGAACGACGGACGTTGCAAAACGCTTCGTACGAAGCAAGAATTTTTTTGAAAATGGCGGAATCACACGTTTGcgaatgtacatatgtatgtatacccGACGCGCGGTCTAATTGGTGGTGGGGGTTGCTAATTTTGGTGAAATGTTAAAATCGAAACTGTAATGTTCAAATGTACATTTTTGTATTCAACGAGTAGGAAACAACAGGATTATCAGAAAAATTTAAGTTTGCAATTAAAAAAGTACATGTATGTGTAACAGACGCGCTGCGCATGCGCAGGTCTATGTTCGGTTCCATTTGGTGGAAACATTGAAACTTTATCCAATCCGAACAGCAGTTTCCCGAAAATTCTACTGGAACGGCAATggcgagaaaaaaaataaCTTTTTTACGTACAGATGCATGTGTGACTGTCGCGTTTCAAGGCTCGATGTCAAATTTGGTTCAATGTGAAAATCAAATCCAGCTTTATttatacaaatacaaataaaaatttGATGataaaatttcgccacaaacATGCGACTGAattcttatacaaaatggCGCGGCGGCATAAatccatacatatgtatggccTAATTAGACACATTTGCAACAATACTCAAACTGCGTTCAATTTGAGCTTACCATTCTTCCAAAAACCATATATGTACATTATTATAGTTGTCTCAGCTGAATTAGattttagataaataaattaCAATCTGCTGCTTAATCTGAAAAATCGTGTCCTGTAATATCTAAACGTGAAAATTCGAGAAAATGAAAACAAGCAACGAGTGTTTAGGAACCGATTACATTTGAATTTGTATGTACCAATCACATTTGAATTTAAACGTATGTACaaaatgcatacatatgtacatagttTAAGCGACGCGACGCGAAAAAGAGACAGGGAGAACGACGGACGTTGCAAAACGCTTCGTACGAAGCAAGAATTTTTTGAAAATGGCGGAATCACACGTTTGcgaatgtatgtatgtatacccGACGCGCGGTCTACGAGGGTGCTAATTTTGGTGAAATGTTAAAATCGAAACTGTAATGTTCAAATGTACATTTTTGTATTAAACGAGTAGGAAACAACAGGATTATCAGAAAAATTTAAGTTTGCAATTAAAAAAGTACATGTATGTGTAACAGACGCGCTGCGCATGCGCAGGTCTATGTTCGGTTCCATTTGGTGGAAACATTGAAACTTTATCCAATCCGAACAGCAGTTTCCCGCAAATTCTACTGGAACGGCAATggcgagaaaaaaaataaCTTTTTTACGTACAGATGCATGTGTCCATGTATAAATGCATGTGTGACTGTCGCGTTTCAAGGCTCGATGTCAAATTTGGTTCAATGTGAAAATCAAATCGAGCTTTATttatacaaatacaaataaaaatttGATGataaaatttcgccacaaacATGCGACTGAattcttatacaaaatggCGCGGCGGCATAAatccatacatatgtatggccTAATTAGACACATTTGCAACAATACTCAAACTGCGTTCAATTTGAGCTTACCATTCTTCCAAAAACCATATATGTACATTATTATAGTTGTCTCAGCTGAATTAGattttagataaataaattaCAATCTGCTGCTTAATCTGAAAAATCGTGTCCTGTAATATCTAAACGTGAAAATTCGAGAAAATGAAAACAAGCAACGAGTGTTTAGGAACCGATTACATTTGAATTTGTATGTACCAATCACATTTGAATTTAAACGTATGTACaaaatgcatacatatgtacatagttTAAGCGACGCGACGCGAAAAAGAGACAGGGAGAACGACGGACGTTGCAAAACGCTTCGTACGAAGCAAGAATTTTTTGAAAATGGCGGAATCACACGTTTGcgaatgtatgtatgtatacccGACGCGCGGTCTACGAGGGTGCTAATTTTGGTGAAATGTTAAAATCGAAACTGTAATGTTCAAATGTACATTTTTGTATTAAACGAGTAGGAAACAACAGGATTATCAGAAAAATTTAAGTTTGCAATTAAAAAAGTACATGTATGTGTAACAGACGCGCTGCGCATGCGCAGGTCTATGTTCGGTTCCATTTGGTGGAAACATTGAAACTTTATCCAATCCGAACAGCAGTTTCCCGCAAATTCTACTGGAACGGCAATggcgagaaaaaaaataaCTTTTTTACGTACAGATGCATGTGTCCATGTATAAATGCATGTGTGACTGTCGCGTTTCAAGGCTCGATGTCAAATTTGGTTCAATGTGAAAATCAAATCGAGCTTTATttatacaaatacaaataaaaatttGATGataaaatttcgccacaaacATGCGACTGAattcttatacaaaatggCGTGGCGGCATAAatccatacatatgtatgtatggatcTGAAAACGCGGCGAAAATTGCCAATATCCAATATTTCAAGCGTCGATCTAGATTGATCGtttttataaaatatttaaaatgctCACCCCAGATTGCTGTCTGCAAAATTGTTGCGTTTAAACTGAAAAAACCACAGCCACGCCGCGGATGAAATTAAATGATGAAAACAAAATGGCGCTCCAGTAGACGACGCGGCGACGCCGCCGCACACGCGCACAGGCAAATACACAATTTTCCGCAATCTTTAAATGGGTGGAAAGACCTTTCGTACAGTTAAAAGATAACTCTCAGCTCTCATACACTATTTGCCGAATCAACCGATACAAATTATGTTTCACAAACGCTGCGCATGTGCTGTgcaaataatttttatttcTTATTGCTCAGGAAGCTCATCTACTCACTTACTTGACTGCTGGAAATCGAAAGGAAAGAAACCTCCCATGTCACTGAATTTATagttttctgctgctgctagcGCAGCGATATCGAATGACAGTTCGAAAAATAGGTAGCACTTTTAATCCTCAAAAGTATGGGTAGCACTTTTAATCCTCAAAAGTATGGGTGACCCGGCCCCGCCGAAAAAAAATACGCCAGGAATACGAAAATATATCATGTGGGTGGATGGATTCTGATCAATGATCGACTCTGAAACATATATTTCCTTGCTATTTAAGCCCAAATGCGGCAAAGAAGCACTCACTAACAAAGTTGTTCGTAAAAAATTGGCAGCACTTAAAATTCGCATAAGTGTGCGgctatacatatatagagtTCGAATTAACCGACAATTGCCGCGTAAAAATCACACACTAACACGTCTGGCCTTCTATAGGTGTGTATTAATGAGCTCAGCCCGATTTTCCGGAGGACCATCACTCCCCCGGCTAGCATCGATGGCTGTTTCAAGTGCAGACCAATATCAAAGCTCTTTCCATTTTGCATTCCATTTAGTAGCGCCGGGCAATCAGGCACATTAACACGGAAACAATGTCGTGTACATTACAGAGTCAAAATCTACTGTAGCACATGTTGCACCGAACCACAACCAGAACATAAAGAACATCAAACATTATATGTATGTTATAGTTATATTAACAAAACAATATCTTATTAATTATTGTGGATCAAAGCCTGGTGGCAAAAAAGAATCATTGATCGACTGCTCGAGGTGCAATAGGTACGGCTCCATTTCCGTGTACTCGGCTATCTTCTGATTCATCGAGACGTTCGCTTTAACGCGTTTGTTCTGAATGTTTTGTAAGCGCTCTCGGTTAACTTTGCTTTTGGCCATAGCAACCTGCAGTGAAATATTTACGAATTAATTGTCGCGTCTAGTAGCGATTGGCCAAAAGACAAACCTCAAGTGCCTTTTCCTGTGCTGCCAGTTCCCTCTCCATCACGCAGATACTGGAATCCAAGAGGCGCATGCGCACCGGACGCGTGTATTCTTCCGGGGACAGATGGGTGACGTTCCTGAAAAGACAAGGCAGACAGCAAGTTAGGGCGTGCAGGGCGACAAGTATAGGCGAAGGACAGACCAGTTGTGGCCCTCGTAGGGGGCGAACTTCTCCTTGAGCATTTCCAGTAAAACCAACTTGTTTTCTGCATCGTTGTTGTCAAAGAAGTGCTGGTTCAACTTGCTCAATATGGTGGTCATTTTCTGACGCATGGCAGCCACCAATTCATCGGTGGCCAAGTATGTGTCCCCGTGCTCTGCGTGAATGGCGGCAAAGGGAGCCAGATCCTCGGCACTGCATGGGGAGAAATATATTCCATTAATAACAAAAAAAGTGATACGGGTTGACGAAATCTGCACATGCCTGAGATTGGCAAAAACTTTAGATATAGCTTCCTGGTAGGCCCGTTTCACCTCGGGCACAATTTGGCTGTGCCGATTGTAGGCAGCCTCTATGTCCTCGGGGTCTGGTTCGGCATTCTTTTCAGACATTTTGACTTTTTTACAAAAAAAATGCGACTTAATTTAAAAAATGCACGTCGGTGGCTTATATAGGTGTGACCAGTTTTGGGGAAGCCATAACTCGTCTTACAAATACTACAAAATACTGAAGACAATAAAATATCGCTTATCCGATAATATCTAAGAAACTTCCAAGGTGTGTGACCTAGAGGGGGTGTATCGGTATATAAAGATATATTTAAGAAATGTtatattaaattttattttgaagtgcGTAAATGGTATATAGGGTGTTGTGTTGGAAATAGGTTATACAAATGTCCATACTCAGATTTCAAACACAAGTATCATTTCGTTTAAACTTACGTTTAAACCTTACTTTAGACACAGTCCAATATAATGGAGTACTGAAAATCAGCATATCTTGTCGAAAATACATTTATTCCACTCTATTGCATATAAATCATTGTCActcattcactttcaaacaattCGACTTTGGCGCTCATGTTTGGTGGGACttgctcttttttttgggGAATTGCTCTCTATTTTGTATGGTATTTTGTATCCCTCTCTTTGTTGAG
It encodes the following:
- the LOC108160765 gene encoding uncharacterized protein LOC108160765, yielding MSEKNAEPDPEDIEAAYNRHSQIVPEVKRAYQEAISKVFANLSAEDLAPFAAIHAEHGDTYLATDELVAAMRQKMTTILSKLNQHFFDNNDAENKLVLLEMLKEKFAPYEGHNWNVTHLSPEEYTRPVRMRLLDSSICVMERELAAQEKALEVAMAKSKVNRERLQNIQNKRVKANVSMNQKIAEYTEMEPYLLHLEQSINDSFLPPGFDPQ